From Schizosaccharomyces pombe strain 972h- genome assembly, chromosome: II, the proteins below share one genomic window:
- the mod5 gene encoding Tea1-anchoring protein Mod5: protein MSALSESPAIPSFWRPETSEISKKPRPNTTVGFQFDNRNVGTSAPSTPAIRRNNTDSFERGLSLPLPSSKQDTGSSVLDPDGDAYVNRYARPVTAGSIYIPSNYHKSFSPNTFSGFNVKRSASKSPKRSANGSTSEDISIEGSPSETAKGARSSFNSNFRTFDIGSERRRRILEASQDSSRPGRYSYRTKSASPALIDTSTLDSRLNFTMGRLERSIAQLSKNTMRAVSHLENPPKDITLPKLNVKNSAWPLQPYSPPANETPASSSSSAKARPVSVPDMSSPVPASSVEYESLKAAVTYSPSQNPKKVAETDSESRKSSFQSSYNDADRPFQVGAQTQSTPNRISRSDSPIVYDVDTHSEDNASTASSEAISQSMRSFQPQPNTGSPFPRFTSTNTEDEQESDIPQSDANDSTVNLNQPNYANLTPTPQVSPKRPTYSRSSPLPSASVPALGDGSPDPPAAPSIQNSLSVHESEMPPHVTRDYTQPAASATPVPKEKPSEKSEKPPKKKGSKLEKFCCILM, encoded by the exons ATGTCGGCTTTATCTGAAAGCCCTGctattccttctttttggaGACCTGAGACATCCGAG ATATCAAAAAAACCTCGACCAAACACTACCGTCGGATTTCAATTCGATAATAGAAATGTAGGTACAAGTGCTCCTTCTACTCCTGCTATCCGGAGAAATAATACCGATAGTTTTGAACGAGGTCTTTCTTTACCATTGCCAAGCAGCAAGCAAGATACTGGTTCAAGTGTACTAGATCCAGACGGAGATGCATACGTAAATCGATATGCTCGTCCTGTTACAGCAGGTAGTATTTATATTCCAAGTAATTACCACAAGTCTTTTTCTCCCAATACGTTTTCTGGGTTTAATGTAAAGAGAAGCGCGTCTAAATCTCCAAAAAGAAGTGCCAATGGTTCAACGTCAGAGGATATTAGCATTGAAGGATCTCCCTCTGAAACAGCCAAGGGAGCTAGATCATCTTTTAATAGTAATTTTCGAACCTTTGACATTGGAAGTGAGCGCCGAAGGAGAATATTGGAAGCATCACAGGACTCATCTCGTCCGGGAAGATACTCTTATAGGACAAAAAGCGCATCTCCAGCATTAATTGATACTTCGACCTTGGATTCTAGGTTGAATTTTACTATGGGACGCTTGGAACGATCCATTGCTCAGTTATCCAAAAATACGATGCGCGCTGTGTCGCATTTGGAAAATCCGCCAAAGGACATAACGTTGCCAAAATTAAACGTTAAGAATTCTGCTTGGCCGTTGCAGCCATATTCACCACCTGCCAATGAAACGCcagcttcttcttcttcttccgCGAAGGCTCGACCTGTATCTGTGCCAGATATGTCGTCTCCCGTACCTGCTTCTTCAGTTGAATATGAGTCTCTCAAAGCCGCCGTTACTTATTCGCCTTCTCAAAATCCCAAGAAGGTTGCAGAAACCGATTCTGAATCTCGTAAATCGTCTTTTCAATCTTCCTACAATGATGCAGATCGACCTTTCCAGGTTGGCGCGCAGACGCAATCAACACCGAATCGCATTTCGAGGAGTGATTCTCCTATTGTATATGATGTAGACACTCATTCTGAAGACAACGCTAGTACAGCATCTTCGGAAGCCATTTCTCAATCAATGCGTTCTTTTCAACCTCAACCGAATACTGGGAGTCCATTTCCACGTTTTACTTCCACCAATACTGAAGATGAGCAGGAGTCAGATATTCCTCAATCGGATGCCAATGATTCCACTGTGAATTTGAACCAACCTAACTACGCCAATTTAACTCCTACACCTCAAGTTTCACCGAAACGACCTACTTACTCAAGAAGCTCACCTTTGCCTTCGGCTTCTGTACCCGCCCTTGGTGATGGGTCACCAGATCCTCCAGCTGCTCCGTCAATTCAGAATTCTTTGAGTGTCCACGAATCTGAAATGCCACCTCATGTAACCAGAGACTATACACAACCAGCTGCTAGTGCAACACCAGTACCTAAAGAAAAACCTTCTgaaaaaagtgaaaaacctcctaaaaagaaaggttCCAAATTAGAGAAGTTTTGTTGTATTTTGatgtaa
- the prt1 gene encoding transcription factor: MENLKSASPEEDSPRHGDNMGKPKRIPRACDMCRKRKIRCDGKQPACSNCVSHGIPCVFTARPKRRTGQRQMYIKSLVSRLEQMESTLRSVIPNYDQQPDIIHPSSTPKNYHDLNCTKGETSSDDSTDDIAFLNEKMGTLVTTPIGSQKYFGSSSTFSIIQHAAKFASGVESDKVLEHLSMAKSGCLFDPDESFDGSKAELPSSEIANIYIDAYFKSYNPLFPVFTRENFYQKFGSPNCFKKPDGSIDLVNYASYVVVLSLGCLAIADTEEQVSRANALFKNTLGISIEVTKDMSFRTLVFNFLTSVYYCAVSKPNAVWLNVGVVVRVAQTLGLHRNSAMWSIGKEDAEEKARLFWYIYYLDRVSSMMTGKPVAFQDDDIDQMVPFYSIYCYYGLKPPEGDPLGTFNFLEAEVQLTRIVGQVLKELYSVSGMKSNSSQVMEKILEFDLLLNNWYNSLPDCMQPRNRFKIPKFCSSNLILTSAIYYSCLILIHRHSLTKNLQVNCVHRGTGSITDSQALCIAAARSITNLFVESVDLQPLIMKIIMYHAFTSSIIIFISILKRPLASICSEDLNCLISVKNRLISFETHGFVRLNVVMDALESMISTAQAAMQKAKQIAINFSSNLATNEDVTNSGMPDIADVSLKSQSHVPPRISSNHSDTSVKSNSPSSIFDNSGYLNSLNNSILQMHQNLQNSSNTNDQYKFDSVQENELHANITPVLDQTMSMFPFKDQLDLNFAAANVYNPNVFDDMGLDCSFYGNGL; encoded by the coding sequence AtggaaaatttgaaatcaGCATCGCCGGAGGAAGACTCACCTCGCCACGGGGATAACATGGGGAAACCAAAAAGAATTCCTAGAGCTTGTGACATGTgtagaaaaaggaagattCGCTGTGATGGAAAGCAACCTGCATGTTCGAATTGCGTTAGTCACGGAATCCCATGCGTATTTACAGCTAGACCTAAAAGAAGAACAGGTCAGAGACAAATGTACATTAAGTCGCTCGTTTCTAGATTAGAACAAATGGAGTCTACTCTGAGATCCGTAATTCCGAACTACGACCAGCAGCCTGATATTATACATCCCTCCTCTACTCCCAAAAACTATCATGATCTAAACTGTACGAAAGGCGAAACTTCTTCCGATGACTCCACCGACGATATAGcgtttttgaatgaaaaaatggGGACTCTCGTCACTACTCCGATCGGttctcaaaaatatttcggCTCTTCATCTACCTTTTCCATTATTCAACATGCTGCAAAATTTGCATCAGGAGTTGAATCCGATAAAGTTTTAGAGCATCTGTCCATGGCTAAATCGGGTTGTTTGTTTGATCCTGATGAGAGTTTCGATGGCTCAAAAGCCGAATTACCTTCTTCAGAGATTGCCAATATATACATAGATGCCTACTTCAAATCATACAATCCTTTATTTCCTGTTTTTAcaagagaaaatttttaccaaaaatttggttccccaaattgtttcaaaaaacccGATGGTTCCATTGATCTGGTTAATTATGCTTCATACGTTGTTGTTTTATCTCTTGGTTGTCTTGCTATAGCGGATACTGAAGAGCAAGTTTCCCGAGCTAATGCtctatttaaaaacacTCTCGGAATCAGTATTGAAGTTACTAAAGATATGAGCTTCCGTACTCTGGtcttcaattttcttaCTTCAGTCTATTATTGCGCAGTTTCCAAACCAAATGCGGTCTGGTTGAACGTTGGTGTAGTCGTTAGAGTTGCACAAACGCTAGGTCTTCATCGAAACAGTGCAATGTGGTCTATTGGAAAGGAGGATGCGGAAGAGAAAGCTCGTTTGTTTtggtatatatattatttggATAGAGTATCCTCGATGATGACAGGAAAACCCGTTGCTTTTCAGGACGATGACATTGATCAAATGGTGCCATTTTACTCTATTTATTGCTATTATGGACTTAAGCCACCCGAAGGAGATCCTTTGGGTacttttaactttttgGAAGCCGAGGTGCAGTTAACGCGAATTGTTGGCCAAGTCCTAAAGGAACTATACTCAGTGAGTGGCATGAAGTCTAATTCTTCTCAAGTTATGGAAAAAATACTTGAGTTTGACCTTTTGCTAAACAACTGGTATAACAGTCTTCCCGACTGTATGCAACCTCGGAATCGTTTTAAAATTCCCAAATTTTGCTCGAGCAATCTGATTTTAACATCTGctatttattattcatGTTTAATCCTTATTCATCGTCATTCTCTTACAAAAAATCTTCAGGTGAATTGTGTCCATAGAGGGACTGGCTCTATAACAGATTCTCAAGCTTTATGCATTGCGGCAGCTCGCTCCATTACAAATCTTTTCGTGGAATCGGTTGATCTACAGCCATTGATAATGAAAATCATTATGTATCATGCCTTTACATCTTCGATTATCATCTTTATCAGTATATTGAAGCGGCCTCTTGCTTCTATATGTTCTGAAGATTTGAATTGTTTAATTTCCGTAAAAAATCGTTTAATAAGTTTTGAAACACATGGTTTTGTTCGTTTGAATGTCGTTATGGATGCTTTAGAAAGTATGATCTCGACTGCTCAGGCAGCTATGCAAAAGGCTAAGCAAATAGCAATCAATTTTAGCAGCAACTTAGCTACGAACGAAGATGTTACTAATTCTGGCATGCCTGATATTGCGGATGTTTCCCTAAAATCGCAAAGCCATGTACCACCACGTATATCCAGCAACCATTCAGATACAAGTGTTAAAAGCAATTCTCCCTCCTCTATATTTGATAACAGCGGGTATCTGAACTCTCTTAATAACAGCATCTTACAAATGCATCAAAACCTCCAAAATTCATCTAACACAAATGACCAGTATAAGTTTGATTCTGTTCAGGAAAATGAGCTACATGCAAATATAACTCCCGTGTTAGATCAAACAATGTCAATGTTCCCGTTTAAGGATCAGTTAGATCTAAATTTTGCTGCTGCTAATGTTTACAATCCTAATGTTTTTGATGATATGGGTTTGGATTGTAGTTTTTATGGGAACGGTCTATAA
- the bag102 gene encoding BAG family molecular chaperone regulator Bag102 — MSFFTQLCSMDKKYWISLAVLSVTVLISALLKKRATETEDIVVVHYDGEKLNFVLRQPRLNMVSYTSFLRRVCNAFSVMPDKASLKLNGVTLKDGSLSDQNVQNGSELELELPKLSPAMQQIEAYIDELQQDLVPKIEAFCQSSPASAQDVQDLHTRLSETLLARMIKLDAVNVEDDPEARLKRKEAIRLSQQYLSKLDSTKNQNK; from the coding sequence ATGTCTTTTTTTACCCAGTTGTGTTCTAtggataaaaaatattggatCTCTCTAGCTGTATTGTCAGTTACTGTTTTGATTAGCGcattattgaaaaagagaGCTACTGAAACCGAAGATATTGTCGTTGTTCATTACGATGGCGAAAAGTTGAATTTTGTGTTGCGACAACCAAGGCTGAATATGGTTTCTTACACTAGTTTTCTTCGTCGCGTGTGCAACGCATTTTCAGTAATGCCCGACAAAGCGTCTCTCAAGTTAAACGGGGTGACCCTCAAGGATGGTTCACTTTCCGACCAAAATGTGCAAAATGGAAGTGAATTAGAGCTCGAATTACCCAAACTGAGCCCGGCAATGCAACAAATTGAAGCATATATAGATGAGCTTCAACAGGATCTCGTCCCTAAAATTGAAGCCTTCTGCCAATCGTCTCCCGCTTCGGCACAAGATGTTCAAGATTTGCATACACGCCTTAGTGAAACATTGTTGGCTAGGATGATAAAATTAGATGCTGTTAATGTTGAAGACGACCCAGAAGCTCGtcttaaaagaaaagaagctATTCGTTTATCTCAACAATATTTGAGTAAACTAGATTCCACCAAGaatcaaaacaaatga